The genomic stretch TAGATTTTTTCGGGCCTTTTAACGTGAAAAGAGGACGAAACTGTGTTAAGCGTTATGGTGTCATTTTTACCTGTTTCTCAAGCAGAGCCGTGCATTTGGAGATGGCACAATCATTGGATACGGATGCCTGCATTAATGCTCTGCGGAGATTCATCTGTCGAAGAGGACAAGTTTCTTCTATGAAATCTGACAACGGTACAAACTTTGTTGGAGCAGAAAGAGAGCTGAGGGAAGCTCTGTCATCTTTAAATCATAACCAAATACACAGAGCCCTGCTTCAGGATGGAATTCACTGGAGTTTTAATCCACCAACAGCTTCCCATCATGGTGGTGTGTGGGAAAGACTCATTCGCATGGTCAGAAAGGTGCTGAATTCTGTGTTGCACTTACAAGTTCTGGACGAGGATGGATTAAATACAGTTCTGTGTGAGGTGGAGGCTATATTAAATGATCGACCCATCACCAAGCTCTCCGATGATCCTACTGACCTCGAGCCTCTTACACCTAACCATATACTGCTTTTGAAGGGTAAGCCCTGCTTACCACCTGGCTTATTTCAGAAGGATGATTTGTACATCAAGAGGCGTTGGCGACAAGTGCAGTATATGGCAGATCTTTTTTGGAAAAGATGGGTGCAAGAATATCTGCCTTTGCTACAAGAACGGCAAAAATGGAATCAAAGTAAAGGAAACTTAGTTCCTGGAGACATTGTTTTGTTGGCTGATTCTTCTGCTCCTCGAGGATCTTGGTTGATGGGGAGAATTCTAGAGGTTTTCCCAGACAAAAAGGGCTTTGTGCGCTCAGTGCGTCTtaagaccaaaacaaacatcttgGAAAGACCGGTGACTAAACTTTGTTTATTGCAGGCGGTGTCAAACTCTTGAGGTTTCAAGTAGGACCAACCGTTGAACTAATTCAGGAGTTAGGGCAATTGATGTTCCCTATCTCAGttgtatatagtatatatttgCGGGGTTTTCTTtcgttgttgtttttgtttgtttgtttgtttgttgttgtttgtattttgaaattGAGTAATTGTTATGTCTACACGCCATGAACAATTAGGGGCCGGTGTGTTGGAGCCACAGTGGTTGACCTCTGTCTGGTTTAAGATGTGTCAACTTTTTGTTTGACCAGAAGGTGGAGCACGTGTGTTGTGAAGATATAAGGGGTGCAGGAAGTTTTCATTTGAAGGTTGTTGGCCGGAGGAAGCAGACAGTTTTTTGACCGTCAGGTAGCGTGTCAGGATAGATTTGATCTTATTTCAGCATGTAACTTAACTAATGGTTCTCGTTAGTTATATGTGGAGCAATGATCAAACATCTGAATGGACATGACGGTATCACAATAAAATTATTAATCATATGAAGTTTGGACTGTGATTTATGACACGCTGGACAGGAGACGCGTCAGAAGAACCCACCGGCATAACAGCACGCAGTGACTGATTTGGTTTTTGTTGTTAGGTTAGGGTGAATCAAGTCACTATAAACAGTATAACAAAGGACCATGGGCAGACAGTTTATTGttatatattacatttaatgCATACACTGTGTCTGTCAATGCCTCTGCATGCTTTAGATATTTACATCTTTGTGTTTAGCAGCCTCTACAAACCAGTCTTTACTTTTAAATTCTTTACAGAAACTGtagaaagctgcagatcagctTCAAACTATTGTTTGTtacctgactgctgctcacaagTGAGTCAACAAGTCAACAGGAAGGTTAGCTCAGATGGTATATATtgaatttttttcatttgcattaGACAGGTAGAACATAATGTTTTGAATTCCCCAATTCTAAGCTTAGATTTAGTTACAACACATATGCCTTCAGTCAGATCAGacttgtgtttattgccatggaagtgaagaggtttcactcACAGGTTTACTGGGAATTGGCCTTCATGAttagtgcatacataaaacaattaacatttaataagaagcatgcatggcttaaaataaaataagataatataacaagataaaacaaagtaaaacaatatgtaatctaaaaaaaaggctataaattgacatatGACTTCAcaagacatacaatgaacagaacatgagtcaGGGCTGTGATGGcacaacatagaccctgatatgagtGTAACAGTGTTACAGGCACCACATGGATCAGTGAGCTGGTACAAGTGTGCAAAGTACTGCAAGAtggaaagtaaacagtgcaaacagACATCTGAAGTGTACTGAAGTACTGAAGTGACAGTGTAAAGGGACAGTGTAGACTAGTATGATTGATGAGTATGAGTCATTAGGGTTCACACAGGAGCCATAACAttgtatacatttatatattgtattatataaGTGGTGAAAACTGACACAGACTAAGATTTGGATTCTGTGGATGCCAGATACCAGTGACTTCTGAGCAGCTCATGTGGAGTCATTTAGtcatttgggcagcagtggcgcagtggtataacAGGGTTGTCctgtaactggaaggttggtggttcaatcccaactccttcctagtcactgttgtaGTAAATGAACTGCAAGTTAATATTATTACTAACATGTCTGAGCTTTAGTCCCATCACATCATGTAACTGAGTAAACATTAATGAAACCAAAGTGACCTGAATAAGCCGTACTGTCCTCTTCACCTTTGGTCCCCTGCAGGTCATAGAGGTTCGGGCTAAGAAGAGAACAGGAAGTCACAGTCTGGTGACGGCGTTGAGGACGACTCTTGAAGGTCATTACCCTGATAAAAGCCTGGCTCTGGGAGGCACCTTCATCATCCAGAAAGGGAAGGCTAAAATCCACATTATGGTAAATACTGACACTGTGCACGCTGTGAGAGATTGGTAAGATCAGTGCAGTCACCTGCATCCTCAGTCTCATCTGGACTATAAGTGTACATGTAGGAAGGGACTGTTTAAATGAAatatgtaatgtttttgttaaatgttcTCCTTCTGCCGTCTACCACAATCCTGTCACTCAGCCCGTGTAGatgctgatttattttgtgtcttCTCACCAGCCAAGAGAGTTCTCAGTCTGCCCCCTCAACACTAACGATGACGTCAACAACTGGCTCAAGCACTTTGAGGTCAGTGCTCCCctcatctgtcagtctgtgctCGTGTCCAGAGACCCTGTAAGTAAAGCAGACACATTCCAATCTCAAAGAGATGCACGACAAAGGATCCGTTTACacttgtgcttttgttttctgtgtatcCAGGGTTTGGACCTGCGTGTGGAGCATACCCACTGCTTCAGCCACCATGGAGAAGGTGGTCACTACTACATAGACACCACGCCCGACAGCGTGGAGTACCTGGGCTACTTTGTGCCTGCTGAGTTTGTCTATCGCATTGACAGACCCAGAGAGACCCACAAAGTTGGACGAGATTAAAAACATAACAGCTGATAGCTGATCTTTACCACAGTGCCTTTGATGATCATCTAAGTATCTCAGTATGTGATTTATACTAGCTTGAATCTTCTGTGTTCACTTGTGTTATGTCTGAATTGTCTGTCATATATGTCTTATAAAAAACTAATgaaactaacttttttttttagattatgtATTTGGCACCCTTCAACTGTAATTGTGCCAATAACGGAGATCAGTGGcctaaacaaatgaaaacagctgtATTAGGATCTAATCagatacatacagtatgtatatgtgaacacaaacatgcatttacTCTGTGTCCATGTATCATTTGTTCATGTAATATTCAATAGTCACTGTTGAATATTATACAGTAAGGACTGGTCATAACAAGACGtcatgatggaaaaaaataaactccCTCTTTCAAAACTAAACTtctgatcagccaatcagaaagtcAGTGAAATTACTTTAGTCAGTTCTCTGTTGATGTATTCGGTCAGTGTGACATGAAGCAGTTCATGTTCATCAAGTCAGTAGAAGTGGGAGGCTGCTCTCGGTTCAGGTTTCTGATCAGACAGAGTAGAGAAGTTTAGTAGTGAAGCTGATTTCATCTTGTTCTTcagccatcatcatcctcacactTGCTGTGGACACAAGACTTAAACCTGTTTTAATGAGTGGTCAGGCATGACTTAATTTACACTAAAACATCATCTGTAGACTGCATGAATAAGAACTATAAGTGAAGAAAGAACAAACTGTAAATTGTTAATATTGAGATGTTGTGGTAgaacctgaaacaagcagctgaaaGGTTCTACTAGCACTGTATATACACATCATAAAATCAGCGCTGTGATCACACACCAGTCCTGACAGATTAAAGACAGTGAGGTTTAACGATTCCCACACGGGATGAGGCTGTGTGCTGGGGATGTGTGTGGTTCTTTTAGATTCAATAATCTacattattaaagttaaaaataaacaaaaactatGTATGAAATAAATTAGACATATACATACAGGAAATGGCCAAATTGGTCAACACAACAAGTGGGATACATGAATGAGCAAATGCTGGGATGTCatagtgtgttgttttttgccaTGAATAAAAATCTcaaatacatgaataaatgcCTGCCTGTGTCTGACTCTTTAAActcctgtcagcagcagtgaaacttTAAATTACACATCCTAATGAAAGAAGAGGGAAATAATGAGGCTGAGACCGCTGCACCCATCCACaagaactacaaacagcgaAGAAGAAGTTACAGAGTgtcagtgacacaaacagcaaTCATAGTTTCCCAATAACAAATATGATCGGGACTCACACAGGTCATTTCACTGAATTATCAGCAGGTTTTGCTGAAATCACGTCTGTGATATGAACGCTCattaaatacttttaatttgactttaaatcactttatttttactgtatatatttacCAGTTTGCAGACTAAGATTTAACATAAACATACTTTGTTAATCTGTTTTAATGTGTCCAGCtacaacaaacctaaaaaaataccTAAATATCAAACTGAtatttgaataaaataatacagaaTGATTCACATACACAAATTCTTCTagcagtgtttattttgaatGACTGATCATAATCTTTTTATTACATTCACATAttatataaaacattaaatacaataaTAGGATTATGAACTATAGTCAAAACAAGTatttaaaaaacagcaaatatttatttttaaactacaTAGCAGCGGGCGATATGACGTCAATAGACTGAGGCTACAAGTGCTGCTGAGACCTTCAGAACCCCCCTTTTTGCACTTGGCCTCTGACCCGAGCAGACCTGCGCAAAAACCTAGAGCTGATACTGAGAGCTGATACTGAGAGCTGAGAGCTGATCGCCTACTACTGGATCATTGACAGCGAAGAGGATCATCACAGAGTGATACTAGGAGAACGTCTGGACCAGCGAGCTACTGAACACAAGAAGTGTTGAACCATCCATTGGAGATTCAACATCTAAATCTCCCAAAGACCGGATTTTGTCTGTTCTTCCAGCTAGGACATCGGCAGCTTCACCATGCCGCCCAGAGTACCCCGCAGCCGGCTGCTAGCTGAGGAGGACCACCTGCTAGCTGGTAGgactgaaaacattttcttctttttagaaaacaaa from Parambassis ranga chromosome 14, fParRan2.1, whole genome shotgun sequence encodes the following:
- the LOC114446569 gene encoding ester hydrolase C11orf54 homolog, whose protein sequence is MQDAERRELQGDHPAGARRKDADHRELWEVHPAGSVKWCPTVLEVIEVRAKKRTGSHSLVTALRTTLEGHYPDKSLALGGTFIIQKGKAKIHIMPREFSVCPLNTNDDVNNWLKHFEVSAPLICQSVLVSRDPGLDLRVEHTHCFSHHGEGGHYYIDTTPDSVEYLGYFVPAEFVYRIDRPRETHKVGRD